From Aspergillus fumigatus Af293 chromosome 3, whole genome shotgun sequence, a single genomic window includes:
- the nhp6 gene encoding high-mobility group nucleosome-binding protein, protein MPKEKTSTRTKTKRVERKKKDPNAPKRGLSAYMFFANENRDKVREENPGISFGQVGKMLGERWKALSDSERRPYEEKAAADKKRYEDEKASYNAAQDEDEEESS, encoded by the exons ATGCCTAAGGAAAAGACTTCCACCCGCACCAAGACCAAGCGCGtcgagagaaagaagaagg ACCCCAATGCCCCCAAGCGTGGTCTTTCTGCCTACATGTTCTTCGCCAATGAGAACCGTGACAAGGTCCGCGAGGAGAACCCCGGCATCTCGTTCG GCCAGGTCGGCAAGATGCTCGGAGAGAGATGGAAGGCCCTGAGCGACAGCGAACGCCGACCctacgaggagaaggccgccgCCGACAAGAAGCGTTACGAAGACGAGAAGGCGAGCTACAAC GCCGCTcaagacgaggacgaagaggaatCCTCTTAA
- a CDS encoding CCDC174 family protein, with product MSNTNPSLYGLPRHSQKASAQSTAPSASTLAFTTQLSSLITKGTESSTRGRPRPSKSSKSDIFAVHNKGAQKRAAADLRDADDDDAETSVRQIHKRTADIGAVDSATLHRSKRRLEEKARMYEDLKSGLYLAGDSDDDDEISSRDDYLARLRRKEKEGLVDFDRKWAETQRARGSDDSASDSDGGDVEADDNASIVSYEDELGRTRRGTRAEAARAALAKAQESGECRGPERWKPARPEKLIYGPAVQAEAFSLSSSAAEQMAALAARRDRSPTPPEETHYDADAEVRNRGTAFYAFAKDEETRRKQMEELMSAREETQREREARQARRVERQRVKEERRRQIEELRAKRRAETFLAGLGDLGALQADAS from the coding sequence ATGTCAAATACAAATCCATCCCTTTACGGCCTCCCCCGACATAGCCAAAAAGCCTCCGCTCAATCAACCGCCCCCTCTGCCTCTACCCTCGCCTTCACCACCCAGCTCTCCTCCCTCATCACCAAAGGCACCGAGTCCTCCACTCGCGGCCGCCCTCGACCCTCCAAATCCTCTAAATCCGACATCTTCGCTGTCCACAACAAAGGCGCCCAGAAACGCGCGGCCGCGGACCTTCGCGATgctgacgacgacgatgccgAAACCTCCGTCCGCCAGATCCACAAGCGCACCGCAGACATCGGCGCCGTCGACTCCGCCACCCTCCACCGCTCCAAGCGGCGGCTCGAGGAAAAGGCGCGCATGTACGAGGATCTCAAGAGCGGGCTTTACCTTGCGGGCGAcagcgatgacgacgacgagatcAGCTCCCGGGATGATTACCTGGCACGACTCCGccggaaggagaaggaggggcTGGTGGATTTCGACCGGAAGTGGGCTGAGACGCAGCGAGCGAGGGGGTCAGATGATTCGGCTTCTGATTCTGACGGGGGAGATGTCGAGGCCGACGATAATGCGTCGATCGTCTCGTATGAAGACGAGCTGGGGCGGACCCGGCGCGGGACGAGGGCCGAAGCTGCGCGTGCGGCGTTGGCTAAGGCGCAAGAGAGCGGGGAATGCCGGGGTCCGGAGCGATGGAAGCCTGCGCGGCCGGAGAAGCTGATCTATGGGCCTGCGGTGCAGGCGGAGGCGTTCAGTCTGTCGTCGTCTGCGGCGGAGCAGATGGCAGCGCTTGCTGCGCGGCGCGACCGGTCGCCTACGCCACCGGAGGAGACGCACTACGATGCGGATGCGGAGGTGCGCAATCGAGGGACAGCGTTTTATGCGTTTGCCAAAGATGAGGAGACGCGGAGGAAGCAGATGGAGGAGCTCATGAGTGCGCGGGAGGAGACGCAGCGTGAGCGGGAGGCCAGGCAAGCGAGGCGGGTAGAGCGACAGCGGgtgaaggaagaaaggaggCGTCAGATTGAGGAGTTACGGGCTAAGAGAAGGGCGGAGACCTTCCTGGCTGGGTTGGGAGATCTGGGTGCCCTGCAGGCGGATGCATCCTAG
- a CDS encoding homoserine dehydrogenase has protein sequence MSNIYLGVIGVGGVGTAFLNQLARLPNAPKLILLARSTQTLLAPTPAYSPAIPAGDWKAAAETPSLTKSGALSPEEIASYLSSAPGRSILVDNTSDPALASSYPVFLRKGISIVTPNKKGFSSDLSLWKEIFAAAAEGKALVYHESTVGAGLPVISTLRDLVATGDEVTRIEGVFSGTLSFLFNTFAPVSGASNAKWSEVVAQAKELGYTEPDPRDDLNGMDVARKLTILARIAGLEVQGPDSFPIESLIPAELASLPSTADGISQFMTKLPSFDSQMAAIKEGAEKQGKVVRYVGSVDVAKKEVRVGLQQFDKDSAIAGLKGSDNIISFYTKRYGSNPLIVQGAGAGGEVTAMGVTADLIKVIQRLG, from the exons ATGTCGAACATCTATCTCGGTGTCATCG GCGTCGGTGGTGTTGGAACCGCATTCCTGAACCAACTTGCCCGTCTTCCAAATGCCCCCAAGctgatcctcctcgcccGCTCAACACAAACCCTCCTGGCCCCGACACCGGCCTACTCGCCTGCCATCCCCGCCGGTGACTGGAAGGCGGCCGCCGAGACCCCCTCGCTCACCAAGTCTGGTGCTCTGTCGCCCGAAGAGATTGCGTCCTATCTTTCCTCCGCTCCCGGCCGCTCCATCCTGGTCGACAATACCAGCGACCCGGCCCTGGCCAGCTCATACCCGGTCTTCCTCCGCAAGGGCATCTCCATTGTCACCCCGAACAAGAAGGGCTTCTCCTCCGACCTCTCGCTGTGGAAGGAGATCTTCGCCGCAGCCGCCGAGGGCAAGGCGCTCGTCTACCACGAGAGCACCGTCGGCGCCGGGTTGCCTGTCATCTCGACGCTGCGCGATCTCGTGGCAACCGGCGACGAGGTCACCCGCATCGAGGGCGTGTTCTCCGGCACgctctccttcctcttcaacaCCTTTGCCCCTGTCTCGGGCGCCTCCAACGCCAAGTGGAGCGAGGTTGTCGCCCAGGCCAAGGAGCTGGGATACACCGAGCCCGACCCGCGCGATGACCTGAACGGCATGGACGTGGCGCGCAAACTGACCATCCTGGCGCGTATTGCGGGTCTCGAAGTTCAGGGCCCGGACTCCTTCCCCATCGAGTCGCTGATTCCCGCTGAGCTGGCGTCGCTGCCTTCCACCGCGGACGGCATCTCGCAGTTCATGACGAAACTGCCTAGCTTCGATTCGCAGATGGCGGCTATCAAGGAGGGGGCCGAGAAGCAGGGCAAGGTCGTGCGGTACGTGGGTAGTGTGGATGTAGCAAAGAAAGAGGTTCGCGTTGGGCTACAACAGTTCGACAAGGACAGTGCTATTGCGGGACTCAAGGGCAGTGACAACATCATCAGCTTCTACACCAAGCGGTACGGAAGCAACCCGCTTATTGTACAGGGCGCCGGTGCGGGCGGCGAGGTCACGGCCATGGGCGTGACGGCCgatctcatcaaggtcattcAGCGATTGGGTTAG
- a CDS encoding centromere protein H gives MSTTRIQSLPHLSPGEVSLLDLAADDPRDVVSLSDKEALILQLYNQIQELELEKALLEQELEPASGDNLDEQLAIAERELLEARATYTVRRKATSTVLMTDPTLKAVHLKAISPVERALLPLVNRRDVLSLAHENLMNAHNATLRELSNLEVQNLELHQRNQELARQLLESAKDDDSWREALDDDDLKAQLEQLEADRKKSKSRWEVMKSVASAIVVGSGVNWAEDDELTALVIDESDD, from the exons ATGTCAACCACGAGGATTCAGTCTCTGCCTCATCTCAGTCCAGGCGAGGTTTCTTTGCTGGATCTTGCGGCTGATGACCCTCGCGATGTGGTGTCCCTGTCCGACAAGGAAGCGTTGATTTTGCAGCTCTACAATCAAATCcaggaactggaactggaaAAGGCACTTCTTGAACAAG AGCTGGAACCGGCTTCTGGGGACAATCTGGATGAGCAACTTGCAATCGCAGAACGTGAGCTTCTCGAGGCAAGGGCCACGTACACGGTCAGGAGAAAGGCCACCAGTACTGTCCTGATGACTGATCCAACATTAAAAGCTGTTCACTTGAAAGCTATATCACCTGTTGAAAG AGCTCTTCTACCCCTGGTCAACCGGCGTGATGTGTTGTCTTTGGCACATGAGAACCTAATGAATGCGCACAACGCGACTTTGAGGGAACTATCCAATTTAGAAGTACAAAATCTAGAGCTACACCAGAGGAATCAAGAGCTAGCGCGGCAGCTTCTTGAGTCCGCGAAGGATGATGATTCATGGAGAGAAGCactggatgatgacgaccTCAAGGCACAACTTGAGCAGCTAGAGGCCGATCGCAAAAAGAGCAAATCAAGATGGGAAGTCATGAAAAGCGTTGCAAGTGCTATTGTTGTGGGAAGTGGAGTGAACTGGGCTGAAGACGATGAGCTTACAGCTCTAGTCATTGATGAATCTGATGATTAA
- the atg11 gene encoding autophagy protein ATG11, whose translation MSLNIYIAHTGEHLLADPVSFASPDALRTWIARHTSIPAQRQILMTARGKNVRIQSLATEDEIFVYDRRFVSEPENVELPELPSPEPFTPDTPPDTLTNQNDLQAWRNLYMARRSWALGLVERCGAMDKSIHEHNERTDIIHRAAGVALENLKTHVGNLENRFQEAQTWANDLLKEQRAALDGWQRALTTLESIPAPKVFPFLGRPSTPKEHRDRPTGTLRDFVDANEVQKAGAEAAAESSRFARQIDDVAEAVRGITADTQRLIDDQLPSGADAADGLQEMITFAKKISSDYEHVIALPNNQKTLANISRLALTHTQDLLPSMLDISAEIHAGLEEAVRRHNTAMKVALDHMRTISAIELRLADVQSQIINLNVQSDAFDVVFSVYHMPMVYGSILVESVRRREFNEKMKADSLTLAEEMAVFRDEEQRRRKKWLKSMGDFISLTETTTPGVEINLQGLDYEWPEVSRNDIESYIEHLKSRPAMASLADGLTQQYKDLDAPTRHQRRRAKAFKQGSIFDLSRSSLLLRSDDMLRSLREEKSKLEEKLKGSESRIRKLEDLLHRQSQLSRPVSGNFNLEFPSSPASPYPDELSRRSSVSSRRMSANQSSEDKTLAQRIVTLEAELNAERETVQRLQKEAHAERLSNTDKIQEAQSTKRDLIDNLEARQREFDEERRYLEGELKKYRLRTEELEEELDRITDSRDHAKQDADERINQLETELQNLHIHTEEELHRANDLLEQMQAQKMTEESLQQRINELEKQQSEIKATEQENLQTLQAAFMNLSPGGAVPAEIPSIIKAIEVLSEGLSIHVKNAEEKMAEAVAENKALEERMNQLETEVQDAKQSAEQRESELAQVRGELAQEKEKLAAVQSELHDERSKLNALQSQHADGDTGTDALRQRVVEDERKLGILSQRLAEVEAQARESEKEVCAWKNKLKAISESEREATTRIEIRGSRAKELSQQLFEQVEKMEHMLEQLGFTVIRQDGEIVVQRASKVNASSGIGDSLAQSGVVSVKPDPSLLDWMQAETAQEETDRYMAFLESLYQFDVDVFGDAVVKRVKDIELLARKWQKEARGYRDKYHRMQSEAHDKIAYRSFKEGDLALFLPTRNQAIRSWAAFNVGAPHYFLREQDAHKLQTRDWLLARITKIEERVVDLSKSMNGAHPDRRSIGGTSDAASIDDENPFELSDGLRWYLLDANEEKPGAPATPGLGKSTVAPAHVDARGSIRLKRTSNGGNVAKTLTKSLDSRRNSSSSKKGPPFAISQRANESTAELARPAEANTPLSPSAQEAASTPEEVRRDQLQGP comes from the exons ATGTCTTTGAATATCTACATCGCTCACACTGGTGAGCATTTGCTAGCTGATCCAGTGTCATTCGCCTC CCCGGATGCACTCCGAACATGGATCGCTCGTCATACCTCAATACCTGCACAGAGGCAGATCTTGATGACTGCTCGTGGGAAGAACGTCAGGATACAGTCACTTGCCACCGAG GATGAGATTTTCGTTTATGACCGCCGTTTTGTTAGCGAACCCGAGAACGTTGAGCTCCCGGAGCTTCCTTCTCCCGAACCTTTCACCCCGGACACTCCTCCTGATACCTTGACCAACCAGAACGATCTCCAAGCATGGCGGAACCTTTACATGGCCAGACGGTCATGGGCCTTAGGCCTGGTAGAGAGGTGTGGAGCTATGGACAAGAGCATCCACGAACACAACGAGCGGACGGACATCATCCATCGGGCGGCAGGCGTAGCTCTCGAGAATCTAAAGACCCATGTTGGCAATCTGGAAAATCGGTTTCAAGAGGCTCAGACGTGGGCAAATGACTTGTTGAAAGAGCAGCGAGCCGCTCTGGATGGATGGCAGCGTGCTCTCACGACACTCGAAAGCATTCCCGCACCAAAagtctttccttttctgggACGTCCATCAACCCCTAAAGAGCACAGAGACCGGCCAACAGGGACGCTTCGGGATTTCGTAGATGCAAATGAGGTGCAAAAGGCCGGAGCGGAAGCGGCGGCTGAGTCTTCGCGCTTTGCCCGTCAAAttgatgatgttgctgaagcTGTTAGGGGCATCACTGCAGACACGCAACGCTTGATCGACGATCAGTTGCCATCTGGAGCCGACGCCGCCGACGGACTGCAGGAGATGATTACCTTCGCGAAGAAAATAAGCTCCGACTATGAGCACGTTATAGCTCTACCGAACAATCAGAAGACGTTAGCAAATATCTCCAGGCTTGCGCTAACTCATACTCAAGATCTCCTCCCTTCAATGTTGGATATTAGTGCCGAGATCCATGCCGGGCTTGAGGAAGCTGTCAGGCGACATAATACTGCAATGAAAGTGGCTCTCGATCATATGCGGACTATCTCGGCAATTGAGCTACGCCTTGCGGACGTACAATCTCAAATCATCAACCTTAATGTCCAGAGCGACGCGTTTGATGTTGTCTTCTCCGTCTACCACATGCCTATGGTCTACGGCTCTATCTTAGTGGAGTCCGTGCGGCGTCGTGAGTTCAATGAAAAGATGAAGGCCGATTCTCTGAcgctggccgaggagatggctGTCTTCAGGGATGAGGAGCAGCGCCGGCGCAAGAAATGGCTCAAGAGCATGGGTGACTTCATCTCCCTTACAGAGACCACGACTCCGGGAGTCGAGATCAATCTGCAGGGCCTCGACTATGAATGGCCCGAGGTCAGTAGAAACGATATCGAATCATATATCGAACATCTCAAATCTCGACCAGCCATGGCTAGTCTAGCCGATGGGCTTACACAACAGTACAAGGACTTAGATGCACCTACTCGTCACCAACGCCGCAGGGCAAAGGCTTTTAAGCAGGGCAGCATCTTCGACTTAAGCCGAagctccctcctcctccggaGCGACGATATGCTGCGGAGTctgagggaggagaagtccaagctggaagagaagttGAAGGGTTCGGAAAGTCGGATTCGAAAGCTCGAGGACCTGCTTCACCGCCAGAGCCAGCTCAGTCGGCCGGTCAGCGGAAACTTCAATCTGGAATTCCCTAGCTCTCCGGCCTCGCCGTATCCCGATGAGCTTTCCAGGCGTTCATCAGTGTCGTCGCGAAGGATGTCTGCCAACCAGTCTTCAGAGGACAAAACGCTAGCGCAGCGGATTGTCACACTGGAGGCAGAGCTAAACGCAGAGCGGGAGACTGTGCAGAGGCTCCAGAAGGAGGCGCATGCGGAGAGATTGTCCAATACCGATAAGATACAGGAGGCTCAGTCTACGAAGAGAGATCTCATCGACAATCTTGAAGCCCGCCAACGGGAGTTCGACGAAGAGCGGCGTTATCTGGAGGGAGAATTGAAAAAATACAGACTTCGAACGGAAGAActtgaggaggaactggataGGATTACAGACAGCCGCGACCATGCGAAACAAGACGCCGACGAACGGATCAATCAACTCGAGACCGAACTGCAAAACCTTCACATTCATACAGAGGAAGAGCTGCACCGAGCAAACGATTTGCTCGAGCAAATGCAGGCTCAGAAGATGACGGAAGAGAGCCTCCAGCAACGAATCAACGAGCTTGAGAAGCAGCAGTCGGAGATCAAAGCGACAGAGCAAGAGAATCTTCAAACCTTGCAGGCTGCTTTTATGAACCTGTCCCCTGGAGGCGCTGTGCCGGCTGAAATCCCTAGTATTATCAAGGCAATTGAGGTACTCTCAGAGGGGCTCTCGATTCACGTCAAGAATGCCGAAGAAAAGATGGCTGAGGCAGTAGCCGAGAACAAAGCCCTCGAAGAGCGGATGAATCAACTGGAGACCGAGGTTCAAGACGCCAAGCAGAGCGCGGAGCAGCGCGAGTCGGAACTGGCCCAGGTCCGAGGAGAGCTAGCacaggaaaaggagaaacTAGCCGCAGTGCAGTCCGAACTCCACGATGAGAGATCGAAGCTTAATGCTCTACAGTCCCAGCATGCAGATGGTGACACCGGTACTGATGCCTTGCGCCAACGTGTGGTAGAAGACGAAAGGAAATTAGGAATCTTGTCTCAAAGATTAGCCGAGGTCGAGGCTCAAGCTCGCGAGTCCGAAAAGGAAGTTTGCGCATGGAAGAACAAACTCAAGGCCATTTCAGAATCCGAGCGGGAAGCGACAACGCGCATTGAGATTCGTGGCTCAAGAGCAAAGGAGCTCTCCCAGCAGCTCTTTGAACAGGTCGAGAAGATGGAGCATATGCTCGAGCAACTGGGCTTCACTGTGATTCGGCAGGACGGGGAGATCGTTGTTCAGAGAGCGTCGAAAGTCAATGCCTCCTCGGGTATTGGCGACAGTCTTGCGCAGTCCGGAGTCGTCTCCGTCAAGCCAGACCCCAGCCTTCTAGACTGGATGCAAGCAGAGACTGCGCAAGAGGAGACGGATCGGTATATGGCCTTTTTGGAGTCTCTGTACCAGTTTGACGTGGACGTCTTTGGAGATGCGGTCGTCAAACGAGTGAAAGATATTGAGCTCCTTGCTCGAAAATGGCAGAAAGAGGCAAGAGGATACAGGGACAAGTACCATCGGATGCAGAGCGAGGCGCATGATAAGATCGCGTATCGGTCCTTCAAAGAAGGGGATCTTGCTCTGTTCCTTCCCACCCGTAACCAAGCCATCCGCTCCTGGGCGGCGTTCAATGTTGGAGCACCACACTATTTCCTACGCGAGCAGGATGCCCATAAACTGCAGACCCGCGATTGGCTGCTGGCTCGGATCACGAAGATCGAAGAGCGTGTGGTGGACCTTTCAAAGTCAATGAATGGAGCCCATCCGGACCGTCGATCCATAGGGGGGACCAGTGACGCGGCTTCGATCGATGACGAGAATCCCTTCGAATTGTCAGACGGTCTCCGATGGTACCTCTTGGATGCTAATGAAGAGAAGCCCGGCGCCCCTGCCACCCCGGGCCTGGGTAAAAGCACCGTTGCGCCGGCACACGTAGATGCCCGAGGTAGCATTCGATTGAAACGTACATCAAATGGAGGGAACGTTGCCAAAACGTTGACGAAGAGCCTAGACAGTCGACGCAACAGCTCGAGCTCCAAAAAGGGACCGCCGTTCGCAATTTCCCAGCGAGCCAACGAGTCTACAGCGGAACTCGCCCGGCCAGCTGAGGCGAATACCCCTCTCTCCCCGAGCGCACAAGAGGCAGCGTCCACCCCTGAAGAGGTTCGCCGTGACCAGCTCCAGGGACCGTGA